One genomic window of Magnolia sinica isolate HGM2019 chromosome 3, MsV1, whole genome shotgun sequence includes the following:
- the LOC131239647 gene encoding uncharacterized protein LOC131239647 isoform X2, which yields MESEDKKKIHSPGHENHGVHVCHKCGWAFPNPHPSAKQRRAHKKVCGKVEGFKLTGSEEKTHSDSDLSDDDHKPQPASCGMDVKKSRSVGIEAEGPGRSEEDVFSDAVAEFGDAVSSRTVEENMSGEGIKGGGDVGHVLEMPTVADKTPQPNDALQSKLDNAPHPLHSATNAMGESILDKRADFPVEPTEDGSSAPFSSNGASHLEPETPLNDSIENKNIDTDKSVTCSMTSVGLDTDAKDNEKSNEDERVPSIAVLPDIPESGFAAVEVPSDLTNAGTITMDVSSEDAIMGLKEADTQICHVHEKQTGGAEQQKPLRELSSIQSGSMEAEADIGRSVETAQITKGSLPIEPSADIMQVPEDSVQVDRSAARSVHEELIVDQSSLGGNHSDERSQFVGLASTECAAEGIGLDGSAAHPDSNSAGPATTKATSLDDVTMGSSKIEATLVHSEENELHSGHDLSPEVMPATPTVLAAGGNIGDSAEEAEVHQAIAMDSGELDREEDSGHDLSHEVMPETPTVLVAGRDIADSAVEAKVHQAITTGSGELDGEKDSGHDLSHKVIPETPTVLVAGGNIAGSAVEAEVHQAIATDSGGFGREEDSGHDLSHEVMPETPTVPAARGDIADSAAVEAEVHQVITMDSGGLDGEKDFGHDLSHEVIPETPTVPVAGGNIVDSAVVTEAHQAIAMDSSGLGREEDSGHDPSHEVMLETPTVPATGVDVAVSAVEADVHHGIATESGGLDREEDSGHNLLCEVVLETPEVPAAGGNNVDSPVEAGHDLLPEVVPETPTVPAAGGIVADSAVEAEVHQAIAMVSAGLDVVCKDTRTDHTNTVGEYSKQGATDELSPSVIAIIPEYVTDESKVSSQYHEDLGTDKLEGNLQLAESAHWDAAVGSKGRDIDNGPLESISEPNRADHSDIEMEAQVGPTGTDSGFAEHHHKELKLDQSSEVGAYQLDVQNPAPKELVALAVGTESCVQGSAIVESCSAEDFAAGDASNIHDRSLPDEGDDTVLKQNVNASIMATDASVSSFSQDDSVEGHWGSVSDMLLVFITDIPTPKEASNASLKNASASKNHVDNTDLFEAPSFMTLVEPGKGDRKQPASSEIQSAQRPTSPSSQPGWFPSLTHVVNESQGRKKNEEIIAKVVNWSSGKPHTPLRSLLVEANLESKYKPLKTAQDHPSPTAQEDQALQDKAPPVKTTNPELPTGNAAKGEVEKEWNSPARLPVIKRERRKLRGWVPFVCCSSVN from the exons ATGGAGAGCGAAGATAAGAAGAAGATTCATTCTCCAG GGCATGAGAATCATGGTGTCCATGTCTGTCACAAATGTGGCTGGGCCTTCCCAAACCCGCACCCAAGTGCGAAGCAACGTCGGGCCCACAAGAAAGTCTGCGGCAAGGTTGAAGGGTTTAAGCTGACCGGGTCCGAAGAGAAGACCCACTCCGATAGCGATCTCTCTGATGATGATCACAAGCCGCAGCCGGCCTCCTGCG GAATGGATGTGAAGAAGAGCAGGAGTGTAGGAATTGAAGCTGAAGGACCGGGCAGATCTGAAGAGGATGTGTTCTCTGATGCTGTTGCGGAATTTGGGGATGCAGTGTCTAGCCGGACAGTGGAAGAAAACATGAGTGGAGAAGGAATCAAGGGTGGTGGTGATGTGGGTCATGTTTTAGAGATGCCAACTGTTGCCG ATAAGACACCACAACCTAATGATGCTTTACAAAGCAAACTAGATAATGCCCCGCATCCCTTGCACTCTGCCACTAATGCCATGGGTGAATCTATTTTAGATAAGAGAGCTGATTTTCCTGTGGAGCCGACAGAGGACGGTAGTTCTGCCCCTTTCTCATCTAATGGAGCATCTCATTTGGAACCTGAAACGCCACTAAATGATTCCATAGAGAACAAGAATATTGATACTGACAAGAGTGTGACCTGTTCTATGACTTCAGTTGGTCTTGATACGGATGCAAAGGATAATGAGAAAAGCAATGAAGATGAAAGAGTACCTTCCATAGCAGTGTTACCTGATATTCCTGAAAGTGGGTTTGCTGCAGTGGAAGTTCCATCAGACCTCACAAATGCTGGTACCATAACAATGGATGTCTCTTCTGAGGATGCAATCATGGGTTTAAAAGAAGCTGACACACAAATCTGCCATGTGCATGAAAAGCAAACCGGTGGAGCAGAACAGCAAAAACCACTGAGGGAACTTTCCAGCATTCAATCAGGATCTATGGAAGCCGAAGCTGACATTGGCCGTTCTGTGGAAACTGCTCAAATTACTAAAGGAAGCCTGCCAATAGAACCCAGCGCAGACATCATGCAAGTACCAGAAGACAGCGTTCAAGTGGATAGGTCCGCTGCTAGAAGTGTGCATGAAGAACTGATTGTTGATCAAAGCAGTCTGGGTGGGAACCACAGTGATGAAAGGTCTCAATTTGTTGGACTTGCCTCCACCGAATGTGCAGCTGAAGGTATAGGCCTCGATGGATCGGCAGCACATCCAGATTCCAATAGTGCTGGACCTGCAACAACTAAAGCAACCAGCCTTGATGATGTGACTATGGGATCAAGCAAAATAGAAGCAACATTAGTCCATTCAGAGGAAAATGAACTCCACTCTGGCCATGATTTATCACCGGAAGTCATGCCGGCAACTCCTACAGTACTTGCAGCTGGAGGTAACATTGGCGACTCTGCTGAGGAAGCCGAAGTTCATCAAGCAATAGCAATGGACAGTGGTGAGCTTGACAGGGAGGAAGATTCTGGCCATGATCTATCACATGAAGTGATGCCAGAAACTCCTACAGTACTTGTGGCTGGACGTGACATTGCAGATTCTGCTGTGGAAGCTAAAGTTCATCAGGCAATCACAACGGGCAGTGGTGAGCTTGATGGGGAGAAAGATTCTGGCCATGATCTATCACACAAAGTCATACCAGAAACTCCTACAGTACTTGTGGCTGGTGGTAACATTGCAGGTTCTGCAGTGGAAGCTGAAGTTCATCAAGCAATAGCAACGGACAGTGGTGGGTTTGGCAGGGAGGAAGATTCTGGCCATGATCTATCACATGAAGTCATGCCAGAAACTCCTACAGTACCTGCGGCCAGAGGTGACATTGCAGATTCTGCCGCTGTGGAAGCTGAAGTTCATCAAGTAATCACAATGGACAGTGGTGGGCTTGATGGGGAGAAAGATTTTGGCCATGATCTATCACATGAAGTCATACCAGAAACTCCTACAGTACCTGTGGCTGGTGGTAACATTGTGGATTCTGCGGTGGTAACTGAAGCTCATCAAGCAATAGCAATGGACAGTAGTGGGCTTGGCAGGGAGGAAGATTCTGGCCATGATCCATCACATGAAGTCATGCTGGAAACTCCTACAGTACCTGCAACTGGAGTTGATGTTGCAGTTTCTGCTGTGGAAGCTGACGTTCATCATGGAATAGCAACGGAGAGTGGTGGGCTTGACAGGGAGGAAGATTCTGGCCATAATTTATTGTGTGAAGTCGTGCTAGAAACTCCTGAAGTACCTGCTGCCGGAGGTAACAATGTGGATTCTCCTGTGGAAGCTGGCCATGATTTATTGCCTGAAGTCGTGCCAGAAACTCCTACAGTACCTGCTGCTGGAGGTATCGTTGCAGATTCTGCTGTGGAAGCTGAAGTTCATCAAGCAATAGCAATGGTCAGTGCTGGGCTTGATGTGGTTTGCAAAGACACTAGAACTGACCATACTAACACAGTCGGGGAGTACAGCAAGCAAGGAGCTACAGATGAATTATCTCCGTCTGTCATAGCAATCATTCCCGAATATGTGACCGATGAATCGAAAGTAAGCTCCCAATATCATGAAGATCTTGGAACAGATAAATTGGAAGGGAATCTGCAACTTGCTGAATCCGCTCATTGGGATGCAGCTGTGGGTTCGAAAGGAAGAGACATCGATAATGGCCCCTTAGAAAGCATATCAGAACCCAATCGTGCTGATCATTCTGATATAGAAATGGaagcacaagtggggcccactggaacagACAGTGGGTTCGCTGAGCACCATCACAAAGAACTGAAGTTGGATCAGAGCAGTGAGGTTGGAGCATACCAGCTCGATGTGCAAAATCCCGCACCCAAAGAGCTTGTGGCTTTAGCAGTGGGGACAGAATCTTGTGTTCAGGGTTCAGCCATTGTCGAGAGCTGCAGTGCTGAGGATTTTGCAGCAGGAGATGCTTCCAATATTCATGATCGTTCTTTACCCGATGAAGGCGATGATACTGTTCTTAAACAAAATGTGAATGCTTCGATAATGGCCACAGATGCTTCAGTGAGTTCTTTTAGCCAAGATGACAGTGTGGAAGGCCACTGGGGCTCCGTTTCAG ATATGCTGTTGGTTTTCATCACAGATATCCCAACTCCAAAGGAAGCTTCCAATGCCAGTTTAAAGAATGCAAGTGCCTCTAAAAACCATGTCGATAACACCGATCTCTTTGAGGCACCCTCTTTCATGACCCTGGTCGAACCTGGCAAAGGCGACAGAAAGCAACCTGCTTCTTCTGAGATTCAATCTGCTCAACGGCCGACGTCCCCTTCTTCTCAACCCGGGTGGTTCCCTTCTCTGACACACGTTGTGAACGAATCACagggaagaaagaagaatgaAGAGATCATTGCAAAGGTAGTGAACTGGAGCTCTGGGAAACCTCACACCCCTCTACGGAGTCTCCTCGTCGAAGCCAACCTCGAAAGCAAGTATAAGCCCCTGAAAACAGCACAAGACCACCCATCGCCAACAGCCCAGGAAGATCAAGCCCTGCAAGATAAAGCTCCGCCAGTCAAGACGACTAACCCCGAGCTTCCTACAGGGAACGCCGCCAAAGGTGAGGTGGAGAAGGAATGGAACTCGCCGGCGCGGTTACCCGtgattaagagagagaggaggaagctGAGAGGGTGGGTCCCATTCGTATGCTGCTCGTCGGTCAATTAA
- the LOC131239647 gene encoding uncharacterized protein LOC131239647 isoform X3 has product MESEDKKKIHSPGHENHGVHVCHKCGWAFPNPHPSAKQRRAHKKVCGKVEGFKLTGSEEKTHSDSDLSDDDHKPQPASCELGVEGMDVKKSRSVGIEAEGPGRSEEDVFSDAVAEFGDAVSSRTVEENMSGEGIKGGGDVGHVLEMPTVADKTPQPNDALQSKLDNAPHPLHSATNAMGESILDKRADFPVEPTEDGSSAPFSSNGASHLEPETPLNDSIENKNIDTDKSVTCSMTSVGLDTDAKDNEKSNEDERVPSIAVLPDIPESGFAAVEVPSDLTNAGTITMDVSSEDAIMGLKEADTQICHVHEKQTGGAEQQKPLRELSSIQSGSMEAEADIGRSVETAQITKGSLPIEPSADIMQVPEDSVQVDRSAARSVHEELIVDQSSLGGNHSDERSQFVGLASTECAAEGIGLDGSAAHPDSNSAGPATTKATSLDDVTMGSSKIEATLVHSEENELHSGHDLSPEVMPATPTVLAAGGNIGDSAEEAEVHQAIAMDSGELDREEDSGHDLSHEVMPETPTVLVAGRDIADSAVEAKVHQAITTGSGELDGEKDSGHDLSHKVIPETPTVLVAGGNIAGSAVEAEVHQAIATDSGGFGREEDSGHDLSHEVMPETPTVPAARGDIADSAAVEAEVHQVITMDSGGLDGEKDFGHDLSHEVIPETPTVPVAGGNIVDSAVVTEAHQAIAMDSSGLGREEDSGHDPSHEVMLETPTVPATGVDVAVSAVEADVHHGIATESGGLDREEDSGHNLLCEVVLETPEVPAAGGNNVDSPVEAGHDLLPEVVPETPTVPAAGGIVADSAVEAEVHQAIAMVSAGLDVVCKDTRTDHTNTVGEYSKQGATDELSPSVIAIIPEYVTDESKVSSQYHEDLGTDKLEGNLQLAESAHWDAAVGSKGRDIDNGPLESISEPNRADHSDIEMEAQVGPTGTDSGFAEHHHKELKLDQSSEVGAYQLDVQNPAPKELVALAVGTESCVQGSAIVESCSAEDFAAGDASNIHDRSLPDEGDDTVLKQNVNASIMATDASVSSFSQDDSVEGHWGSVSDIPTPKEASNASLKNASASKNHVDNTDLFEAPSFMTLVEPGKGDRKQPASSEIQSAQRPTSPSSQPGWFPSLTHVVNESQGRKKNEEIIAKVVNWSSGKPHTPLRSLLVEANLESKYKPLKTAQDHPSPTAQEDQALQDKAPPVKTTNPELPTGNAAKGEVEKEWNSPARLPVIKRERRKLRGWVPFVCCSSVN; this is encoded by the exons ATGGAGAGCGAAGATAAGAAGAAGATTCATTCTCCAG GGCATGAGAATCATGGTGTCCATGTCTGTCACAAATGTGGCTGGGCCTTCCCAAACCCGCACCCAAGTGCGAAGCAACGTCGGGCCCACAAGAAAGTCTGCGGCAAGGTTGAAGGGTTTAAGCTGACCGGGTCCGAAGAGAAGACCCACTCCGATAGCGATCTCTCTGATGATGATCACAAGCCGCAGCCGGCCTCCTGCG AATTGGGTGTGGAAGGAATGGATGTGAAGAAGAGCAGGAGTGTAGGAATTGAAGCTGAAGGACCGGGCAGATCTGAAGAGGATGTGTTCTCTGATGCTGTTGCGGAATTTGGGGATGCAGTGTCTAGCCGGACAGTGGAAGAAAACATGAGTGGAGAAGGAATCAAGGGTGGTGGTGATGTGGGTCATGTTTTAGAGATGCCAACTGTTGCCG ATAAGACACCACAACCTAATGATGCTTTACAAAGCAAACTAGATAATGCCCCGCATCCCTTGCACTCTGCCACTAATGCCATGGGTGAATCTATTTTAGATAAGAGAGCTGATTTTCCTGTGGAGCCGACAGAGGACGGTAGTTCTGCCCCTTTCTCATCTAATGGAGCATCTCATTTGGAACCTGAAACGCCACTAAATGATTCCATAGAGAACAAGAATATTGATACTGACAAGAGTGTGACCTGTTCTATGACTTCAGTTGGTCTTGATACGGATGCAAAGGATAATGAGAAAAGCAATGAAGATGAAAGAGTACCTTCCATAGCAGTGTTACCTGATATTCCTGAAAGTGGGTTTGCTGCAGTGGAAGTTCCATCAGACCTCACAAATGCTGGTACCATAACAATGGATGTCTCTTCTGAGGATGCAATCATGGGTTTAAAAGAAGCTGACACACAAATCTGCCATGTGCATGAAAAGCAAACCGGTGGAGCAGAACAGCAAAAACCACTGAGGGAACTTTCCAGCATTCAATCAGGATCTATGGAAGCCGAAGCTGACATTGGCCGTTCTGTGGAAACTGCTCAAATTACTAAAGGAAGCCTGCCAATAGAACCCAGCGCAGACATCATGCAAGTACCAGAAGACAGCGTTCAAGTGGATAGGTCCGCTGCTAGAAGTGTGCATGAAGAACTGATTGTTGATCAAAGCAGTCTGGGTGGGAACCACAGTGATGAAAGGTCTCAATTTGTTGGACTTGCCTCCACCGAATGTGCAGCTGAAGGTATAGGCCTCGATGGATCGGCAGCACATCCAGATTCCAATAGTGCTGGACCTGCAACAACTAAAGCAACCAGCCTTGATGATGTGACTATGGGATCAAGCAAAATAGAAGCAACATTAGTCCATTCAGAGGAAAATGAACTCCACTCTGGCCATGATTTATCACCGGAAGTCATGCCGGCAACTCCTACAGTACTTGCAGCTGGAGGTAACATTGGCGACTCTGCTGAGGAAGCCGAAGTTCATCAAGCAATAGCAATGGACAGTGGTGAGCTTGACAGGGAGGAAGATTCTGGCCATGATCTATCACATGAAGTGATGCCAGAAACTCCTACAGTACTTGTGGCTGGACGTGACATTGCAGATTCTGCTGTGGAAGCTAAAGTTCATCAGGCAATCACAACGGGCAGTGGTGAGCTTGATGGGGAGAAAGATTCTGGCCATGATCTATCACACAAAGTCATACCAGAAACTCCTACAGTACTTGTGGCTGGTGGTAACATTGCAGGTTCTGCAGTGGAAGCTGAAGTTCATCAAGCAATAGCAACGGACAGTGGTGGGTTTGGCAGGGAGGAAGATTCTGGCCATGATCTATCACATGAAGTCATGCCAGAAACTCCTACAGTACCTGCGGCCAGAGGTGACATTGCAGATTCTGCCGCTGTGGAAGCTGAAGTTCATCAAGTAATCACAATGGACAGTGGTGGGCTTGATGGGGAGAAAGATTTTGGCCATGATCTATCACATGAAGTCATACCAGAAACTCCTACAGTACCTGTGGCTGGTGGTAACATTGTGGATTCTGCGGTGGTAACTGAAGCTCATCAAGCAATAGCAATGGACAGTAGTGGGCTTGGCAGGGAGGAAGATTCTGGCCATGATCCATCACATGAAGTCATGCTGGAAACTCCTACAGTACCTGCAACTGGAGTTGATGTTGCAGTTTCTGCTGTGGAAGCTGACGTTCATCATGGAATAGCAACGGAGAGTGGTGGGCTTGACAGGGAGGAAGATTCTGGCCATAATTTATTGTGTGAAGTCGTGCTAGAAACTCCTGAAGTACCTGCTGCCGGAGGTAACAATGTGGATTCTCCTGTGGAAGCTGGCCATGATTTATTGCCTGAAGTCGTGCCAGAAACTCCTACAGTACCTGCTGCTGGAGGTATCGTTGCAGATTCTGCTGTGGAAGCTGAAGTTCATCAAGCAATAGCAATGGTCAGTGCTGGGCTTGATGTGGTTTGCAAAGACACTAGAACTGACCATACTAACACAGTCGGGGAGTACAGCAAGCAAGGAGCTACAGATGAATTATCTCCGTCTGTCATAGCAATCATTCCCGAATATGTGACCGATGAATCGAAAGTAAGCTCCCAATATCATGAAGATCTTGGAACAGATAAATTGGAAGGGAATCTGCAACTTGCTGAATCCGCTCATTGGGATGCAGCTGTGGGTTCGAAAGGAAGAGACATCGATAATGGCCCCTTAGAAAGCATATCAGAACCCAATCGTGCTGATCATTCTGATATAGAAATGGaagcacaagtggggcccactggaacagACAGTGGGTTCGCTGAGCACCATCACAAAGAACTGAAGTTGGATCAGAGCAGTGAGGTTGGAGCATACCAGCTCGATGTGCAAAATCCCGCACCCAAAGAGCTTGTGGCTTTAGCAGTGGGGACAGAATCTTGTGTTCAGGGTTCAGCCATTGTCGAGAGCTGCAGTGCTGAGGATTTTGCAGCAGGAGATGCTTCCAATATTCATGATCGTTCTTTACCCGATGAAGGCGATGATACTGTTCTTAAACAAAATGTGAATGCTTCGATAATGGCCACAGATGCTTCAGTGAGTTCTTTTAGCCAAGATGACAGTGTGGAAGGCCACTGGGGCTCCGTTTCAG ATATCCCAACTCCAAAGGAAGCTTCCAATGCCAGTTTAAAGAATGCAAGTGCCTCTAAAAACCATGTCGATAACACCGATCTCTTTGAGGCACCCTCTTTCATGACCCTGGTCGAACCTGGCAAAGGCGACAGAAAGCAACCTGCTTCTTCTGAGATTCAATCTGCTCAACGGCCGACGTCCCCTTCTTCTCAACCCGGGTGGTTCCCTTCTCTGACACACGTTGTGAACGAATCACagggaagaaagaagaatgaAGAGATCATTGCAAAGGTAGTGAACTGGAGCTCTGGGAAACCTCACACCCCTCTACGGAGTCTCCTCGTCGAAGCCAACCTCGAAAGCAAGTATAAGCCCCTGAAAACAGCACAAGACCACCCATCGCCAACAGCCCAGGAAGATCAAGCCCTGCAAGATAAAGCTCCGCCAGTCAAGACGACTAACCCCGAGCTTCCTACAGGGAACGCCGCCAAAGGTGAGGTGGAGAAGGAATGGAACTCGCCGGCGCGGTTACCCGtgattaagagagagaggaggaagctGAGAGGGTGGGTCCCATTCGTATGCTGCTCGTCGGTCAATTAA